One Natronincola ferrireducens DNA segment encodes these proteins:
- the arcA gene encoding arginine deiminase, with product MPERFLNVSSEIGKLKIVLLHRPGRELERLTPQYLQELLFDDIPWLKKMKEEHDGFAKMMEDRGCQTYYYETLLDEILKDRTIRFNFITDIVTNCNIKNVDLERLLIEFLQGKTVEEIVEIAIAGLHKRDFPDIERELHLVDYIRREYPFYINPLPNLYFTRDIGAVIGEGLSINKMKTAARDRETMFLKYIYQYHPTFKREVTPLWYDYKETHSLEGGDILVLSPKVVAIGCSERTSAAAIETISQRLFKESNIEKVIAVEIPCTRAYMHLDTVFTMVDQDKFTIYPGIEDTVKAYELTAGKMTPKVKPMDSLKDALKNALNLPAIKFIQSGGGDEITAAREQWNDSTNTLAIAPGVVVTYNRNESSNETLRQHGIEVIEIEGSELVRGRGGPRCMSMPLVREDL from the coding sequence ATGCCAGAAAGATTTTTAAATGTATCTTCTGAAATAGGTAAATTAAAAATAGTTCTTTTACATAGACCTGGAAGAGAGCTGGAAAGATTGACTCCTCAGTACTTACAAGAGCTGTTATTTGATGATATACCTTGGTTAAAGAAAATGAAGGAGGAGCATGATGGTTTTGCAAAGATGATGGAGGATAGGGGCTGTCAAACTTATTATTACGAAACACTATTGGATGAAATTCTAAAGGATAGGACTATCAGATTTAATTTTATTACGGATATTGTAACGAACTGCAATATAAAGAATGTTGATCTAGAAAGGCTGCTAATAGAATTTCTTCAAGGCAAGACCGTTGAAGAAATTGTGGAAATTGCCATAGCAGGCCTTCATAAAAGGGATTTCCCTGATATAGAAAGGGAACTTCATTTAGTAGATTATATACGGAGAGAATACCCCTTTTATATTAATCCTCTTCCCAATCTTTATTTTACTAGAGATATTGGTGCTGTAATTGGTGAAGGACTATCTATTAATAAAATGAAGACGGCGGCTAGAGATCGAGAAACCATGTTTTTAAAGTATATTTATCAGTATCATCCAACCTTTAAAAGAGAGGTAACCCCCCTATGGTACGATTATAAGGAAACCCACAGTTTAGAAGGAGGAGACATACTGGTATTGAGTCCTAAGGTGGTGGCTATAGGCTGTAGTGAAAGAACCTCTGCTGCTGCTATAGAAACCATCTCTCAAAGACTATTTAAGGAAAGCAATATAGAAAAGGTAATTGCTGTAGAAATACCCTGTACTAGAGCCTATATGCATTTAGATACGGTATTTACAATGGTGGATCAGGATAAATTTACAATTTATCCTGGGATAGAGGATACGGTAAAGGCCTATGAACTAACAGCAGGGAAAATGACACCTAAAGTAAAACCAATGGATAGCTTAAAGGATGCTCTAAAGAATGCTTTAAATCTACCCGCCATAAAATTTATTCAAAGTGGTGGTGGTGATGAAATTACAGCTGCCCGGGAACAATGGAATGACAGTACCAATACACTAGCTATTGCTCCGGGGGTTGTTGTTACCTACAACAGAAATGAATCCTCGAATGAAACCTTAAGACAACATGGGATAGAAGTTATAGAAATAGAAGGGTCTGAGTTAGTAAGGGGGAGGGGAGGTCCACGATGTATGTCTATGCCACTGGTAAGAGAGGACTTATAA
- a CDS encoding YcdB/YcdC domain-containing protein has protein sequence MGFKKTIAGLVVGGLLVSNGAFVFGATSTVHISRVVDEAVGYDMGKEDAAQPNANMKEEEALKIGKDYLQKYFNLEIDEKGQNFESNIQFREDWNRKGNFVWELGFHRHGRNEYLSVNVTIRDEDGKLMGLRKHQDHRSEENQIAKYTREEAEKIAHEFLLKSNKDILDQLILDPKFHTPHYYGHMGNGLNPSEYAISYMRQQDGIPVLHNGVQIGVNSGSGEVTSYSLNWSEEKFPEKKTVISEEEAKEAFKDNIKLELSYIPVRDTSQGYSDGVKEVKLAYSPRFDSGAWVDATTGEMVNYRGEVSEEPKKIDVTPEEKKAFQRLKATRKTRSQEMNKEEAIALARQILSKVYDGEAFKIEHANYHSSTIYGDGTRRKAWDINFRFEDEPYANGQLSIDAMTEEVIQLNHHNWRMREMMIMSGDPVTPALTWEEGYHKAIEVIKELYPEKLKSLELEETYRENIHYYNDRQIVNPEYYFYFARKENNIPYRDNQVQVSIDASTGRVERIYSRWHDIALPETTNLLEQEKALDLLMEESEVSLSYVVLGQPRENEGNQVKLVYGNQLTNYPVYSYIDAHTGSFLDWNGQQVKLEAGQNGGIQEKLKGHLAERELKIMAVNGILDLEKFDLTDEIIKNEIIKMMTSAVGNWHYSIDEVGELKFTDVSPKDDYIEYIRGAVIHRFLENKAVALGGYNTVSREDFAEMLIKMTPLEKAALAQEIYTVPVDDFDKISPDKQGAVALMYGLDILKGEGDSYQPKGKVTLEDAAVAIYRTFKLFGRINR, from the coding sequence ATGGGTTTCAAAAAGACCATTGCTGGTCTAGTTGTAGGGGGATTACTGGTTTCCAATGGAGCTTTTGTCTTTGGAGCTACAAGTACAGTGCATATATCAAGGGTAGTGGATGAAGCTGTAGGTTATGACATGGGGAAGGAAGATGCTGCCCAACCCAATGCCAATATGAAAGAAGAAGAGGCGTTAAAGATAGGGAAGGACTATCTTCAAAAGTATTTTAACCTAGAGATTGATGAAAAGGGACAAAACTTTGAAAGCAATATCCAATTTCGAGAGGATTGGAATAGAAAAGGGAACTTTGTATGGGAATTGGGCTTTCATAGACATGGAAGAAATGAGTATTTAAGTGTAAATGTCACCATCAGGGACGAAGATGGTAAGCTAATGGGGCTAAGAAAACATCAAGATCATCGAAGCGAAGAAAATCAAATCGCTAAATATACCCGTGAGGAAGCTGAAAAGATAGCCCATGAATTTTTATTAAAAAGTAATAAAGATATTTTAGACCAGCTTATTTTAGATCCAAAATTTCACACCCCTCACTATTATGGACATATGGGGAACGGACTAAATCCTAGTGAATACGCTATTTCCTATATGAGACAACAAGATGGTATCCCAGTGCTACATAATGGAGTACAAATAGGTGTCAATAGTGGTAGTGGAGAAGTTACCTCCTATAGTTTAAATTGGAGTGAAGAAAAGTTCCCAGAGAAGAAGACAGTTATTAGTGAAGAAGAGGCTAAGGAAGCTTTCAAGGACAACATAAAGCTGGAATTAAGCTACATTCCTGTTAGAGATACAAGCCAGGGCTATAGTGATGGTGTAAAGGAAGTGAAGTTAGCCTATTCACCAAGATTTGATAGTGGTGCTTGGGTAGACGCAACTACAGGTGAAATGGTGAATTACCGAGGAGAGGTTTCTGAGGAACCGAAGAAAATTGATGTTACACCTGAGGAGAAAAAGGCCTTCCAAAGACTAAAAGCTACTAGAAAGACCCGTAGTCAAGAGATGAACAAAGAGGAAGCCATAGCACTGGCAAGACAAATATTAAGTAAGGTTTATGATGGAGAAGCCTTTAAGATTGAGCACGCCAACTATCACTCCAGTACCATTTATGGAGACGGTACCAGAAGAAAAGCATGGGATATTAACTTTCGTTTTGAGGATGAACCCTATGCCAATGGACAGTTAAGCATTGATGCTATGACGGAGGAAGTAATTCAATTAAATCATCATAACTGGCGAATGAGAGAAATGATGATAATGTCAGGAGATCCTGTCACTCCAGCTTTAACATGGGAGGAGGGCTATCATAAAGCAATTGAGGTTATAAAGGAGTTATACCCAGAAAAGCTGAAAAGCCTTGAACTAGAGGAAACTTACAGGGAAAATATCCATTATTACAATGATAGACAAATTGTCAATCCAGAGTACTATTTCTATTTTGCTAGAAAGGAAAACAATATTCCCTATAGGGATAATCAGGTACAGGTGTCCATCGATGCCTCCACCGGCAGGGTTGAAAGAATTTATTCAAGGTGGCATGATATAGCCCTACCTGAAACCACAAACCTATTGGAACAGGAAAAAGCCTTAGATTTATTAATGGAGGAGTCAGAAGTAAGCCTTTCCTATGTGGTTTTAGGACAGCCAAGAGAAAATGAAGGAAATCAAGTTAAATTGGTTTACGGTAATCAACTTACAAATTACCCCGTTTATAGTTATATAGATGCCCACACTGGAAGCTTTTTAGACTGGAATGGCCAACAGGTTAAACTGGAGGCTGGTCAAAATGGGGGTATCCAAGAGAAGCTTAAAGGCCATTTGGCAGAAAGAGAATTAAAAATTATGGCGGTCAATGGGATCTTGGATTTAGAAAAATTCGATTTAACCGATGAAATCATCAAAAATGAAATTATCAAGATGATGACATCGGCGGTAGGCAATTGGCATTATAGCATTGACGAAGTGGGAGAACTGAAATTCACTGATGTTTCTCCGAAGGATGATTATATAGAATATATCCGTGGGGCGGTAATCCATAGATTTCTTGAAAATAAAGCCGTAGCCCTTGGGGGTTATAACACTGTATCGAGGGAAGACTTTGCAGAAATGCTGATTAAGATGACACCATTAGAAAAAGCAGCTTTGGCTCAGGAAATCTATACTGTACCAGTAGATGACTTCGATAAAATCAGCCCAGATAAACAAGGTGCAGTAGCCTTGATGTATGGGTTAGATATATTAAAGGGAGAGGGAGACAGCTATCAGCCTAAAGGAAAGGTTACATTAGAGGATGCAGCGGTAGCTATCTATCGAACCTTCAAGCTATTTGGAAGAATCAATAGATGA
- a CDS encoding DUF3794 and LysM peptidoglycan-binding domain-containing protein, producing MAVELMKDLLKVDQVIGENTVQAIIEGDILAPDTKPDITRVVAVDGNIQLAKQETQDNKIVVEGSLQFKVLYASEKGEEPLYSIDSSTDFNQAIEIKNLAPHMKNQVTAEIEHIDFSLNNERKIGVKAVINLEGKGIQESQIEITKDLEGLEDMEVLKETLQYTDIIGSNASDTLVKDAFELEKDLPEIKEVLKWYAIPVEKETKITDGKVIVGGNVILEVLYIGEDLDAPLNAIKKEMAFTHFIEIPEAYSDMEYKLNLKVEDVYTDIKENAEGEKKILEVEGILRVEAVVMETQKREVVVDAYSPTKKLEIEKTKLEVKENLGIHRSQVLVRETLDLPTNNPPMAEVFSVHAKPILTDYNLLEDKVMLEGVLETTVIYTTEEELQPIYSYMQEVPFRHYMEIEGLKDGMDAEVNLVVQDLDYSRINEEQVEIRMNIGTGCEAYCTKSIDVVSHVEELEEVIDITKQPSLTIYFFQEGDSLWKIAKKYHTTVQHIMETNEIESIQDVKSGDQIIIEKVYNFKF from the coding sequence ATGGCAGTTGAGCTAATGAAGGATTTATTAAAGGTAGACCAAGTCATAGGAGAAAATACTGTTCAAGCCATTATAGAAGGGGATATATTAGCCCCCGATACAAAGCCAGATATTACACGGGTAGTTGCAGTGGATGGCAATATACAATTGGCTAAACAAGAAACACAGGATAATAAAATTGTTGTAGAGGGTAGTCTACAGTTTAAAGTATTGTATGCATCTGAAAAGGGGGAGGAGCCTCTATATAGTATAGATAGTAGTACGGATTTCAACCAGGCTATAGAGATCAAGAACTTGGCTCCCCACATGAAGAACCAAGTAACAGCTGAAATTGAGCATATAGACTTCAGTTTAAATAATGAACGGAAAATAGGTGTAAAGGCTGTTATCAATCTGGAGGGAAAAGGCATTCAAGAAAGTCAAATAGAAATCACTAAGGATTTAGAAGGTCTTGAGGATATGGAGGTATTAAAGGAAACCCTACAATATACAGATATTATAGGAAGTAATGCCTCTGACACCCTTGTGAAGGATGCCTTTGAGTTGGAAAAGGACTTACCAGAAATCAAGGAAGTATTAAAATGGTATGCTATCCCTGTGGAAAAGGAAACTAAAATTACCGATGGTAAGGTTATCGTAGGTGGCAATGTAATACTAGAAGTTCTTTACATAGGTGAAGATCTAGATGCACCTTTAAATGCAATTAAAAAAGAAATGGCCTTCACCCACTTTATAGAAATTCCAGAAGCCTATAGTGATATGGAATACAAGTTAAACCTTAAGGTGGAGGATGTATATACTGATATTAAGGAAAATGCAGAAGGAGAAAAGAAAATTTTAGAAGTAGAAGGTATACTACGTGTAGAAGCTGTTGTTATGGAAACCCAAAAAAGGGAAGTTGTAGTAGACGCCTATTCTCCAACAAAAAAACTAGAAATAGAAAAAACTAAGCTAGAGGTAAAGGAAAATTTGGGAATTCATCGTTCTCAAGTCTTGGTGAGGGAAACGCTGGATCTCCCCACCAACAATCCACCGATGGCAGAGGTCTTTTCTGTCCACGCAAAACCTATTCTGACTGACTACAATCTATTGGAGGATAAGGTGATGTTGGAGGGAGTATTGGAGACCACAGTTATTTATACTACTGAAGAAGAACTGCAACCTATTTACAGCTATATGCAAGAGGTTCCCTTTAGACATTATATGGAAATTGAAGGATTGAAGGATGGAATGGATGCAGAGGTAAATTTGGTGGTGCAGGACTTAGATTATAGTAGAATCAATGAAGAACAAGTGGAAATAAGAATGAATATAGGAACGGGTTGTGAGGCCTATTGTACAAAATCCATAGATGTTGTTTCTCATGTAGAGGAATTAGAAGAAGTAATTGATATTACTAAGCAACCAAGCTTGACCATTTATTTCTTCCAAGAGGGAGACTCCCTTTGGAAAATAGCTAAAAAGTATCATACCACTGTTCAGCATATTATGGAGACCAATGAAATTGAAAGTATCCAAGATGTAAAGTCAGGAGATCAAATTATTATAGAAAAGGTGTATAACTTCAAATTTTAA
- the argF gene encoding ornithine carbamoyltransferase — protein MPVNLKGRSLLTLKDFTPQEIQYLLDLSRDLKVKKRNGGKEKLLEGKNIVLLFDKTSTRTRCAFEVAALDEGAHVTFLGTNDSQIGKKESLEDTAKVLGRFYDGMEYRGFKQEVVELLAKHAGVPVWNGLTDLYHPTQILADLLTITEHLMKPLNKVKLSYVGDARNNMGNSLMIGAAKMGMDFRAVAPKELFPSEELVAEMRDVAKATGGKITLTEDIAEGVKDVDVIYTDVWVSMGEEAEFEARIKQLLPYQVNMNMLKMTGNPDVIFMHCLPAFHDIETKVGREIHEKFGLKEMEVTDEVFKSKHSVVFDEAENRMHTIKAVMVATL, from the coding sequence ATGCCGGTTAATTTAAAAGGGAGAAGCTTACTTACATTAAAGGATTTCACCCCCCAGGAAATCCAATATTTACTGGACTTATCTAGAGATTTAAAGGTTAAAAAGAGAAATGGTGGAAAGGAAAAATTATTAGAAGGAAAAAATATTGTTTTGCTATTTGATAAAACATCTACTAGAACTAGATGTGCTTTTGAAGTGGCGGCTCTAGATGAAGGTGCCCATGTTACCTTTTTAGGAACCAATGATTCTCAAATCGGAAAAAAGGAATCTTTAGAGGACACAGCAAAGGTTTTAGGAAGATTTTATGATGGGATGGAATATAGAGGTTTTAAACAAGAGGTTGTTGAATTGTTGGCAAAGCATGCAGGGGTTCCAGTATGGAATGGCTTAACAGACCTATACCATCCAACCCAAATTTTAGCCGACCTGTTAACTATTACAGAGCACCTAATGAAGCCTTTAAACAAGGTGAAGTTAAGTTATGTGGGAGATGCTAGAAATAACATGGGTAATTCTTTAATGATCGGAGCAGCTAAAATGGGGATGGATTTCAGAGCTGTAGCACCAAAGGAGTTATTCCCATCTGAAGAATTGGTTGCTGAAATGAGGGATGTTGCTAAGGCAACAGGAGGTAAAATCACTCTAACAGAAGACATTGCCGAAGGAGTTAAAGATGTAGATGTAATCTACACAGATGTATGGGTATCTATGGGGGAAGAAGCTGAGTTTGAGGCTAGAATCAAACAGCTATTGCCTTATCAAGTGAATATGAATATGTTGAAGATGACAGGAAATCCAGATGTGATTTTTATGCACTGTTTACCTGCCTTCCATGACATTGAAACAAAGGTTGGAAGAGAAATCCATGAAAAGTTTGGGTTGAAGGAAATGGAAGTTACGGATGAAGTCTTTAAAAGTAAGCATTCTGTAGTATTTGATGAAGCAGAAAACAGAATGCATACTATAAAAGCGGTTATGGTAGCAACTTTATAA
- a CDS encoding Veg family protein encodes MADRNTLNEIRRNIEGYVGEKVTLKANKGRKRTMVREGVLENTYPSIFVVRINGDYNSVRRVSYSYSDILTESVEVTVSKDNHEIKVS; translated from the coding sequence TTGGCAGATAGAAATACCTTAAATGAAATTAGAAGAAATATCGAAGGATATGTAGGAGAGAAGGTCACATTAAAGGCAAATAAAGGTAGAAAGAGAACCATGGTTCGGGAAGGTGTTTTAGAAAACACTTATCCAAGTATTTTTGTAGTGAGAATCAATGGGGATTATAATTCCGTAAGACGAGTATCCTACAGCTATTCCGATATTCTAACCGAGTCAGTAGAAGTCACCGTCAGTAAAGACAATCATGAGATAAAAGTAAGTTAG
- the ispE gene encoding 4-(cytidine 5'-diphospho)-2-C-methyl-D-erythritol kinase: MDKIKLKSRAKINLSLDVLGKRPDGYHEVEMIMQQIDLYDNIILVERRDKKTVDIITDCEHIPKNNSNIAYRAAEIIKKHFNIATGLDIYIQKNIPVAAGLAGGSSNAAAVLKGLNYLWQLKLSQKDLMDIGITIGADVPFCIMGGTALAQGIGEKLTPVKGLNNVWIVIAKPSISVSTAEVYSKLDLSKINNRPDTVKLLKAVADNDLYTLSKNMINVLETVTEKKHPIIKELKGKLIEYNALGSMMSGSGPTVFAVFKKYERAKSAYENLKIINRQTYLVQSYSKGNGYE; encoded by the coding sequence ATGGATAAAATAAAATTAAAATCTAGGGCAAAAATCAATCTATCTCTTGATGTGTTGGGTAAAAGGCCCGATGGCTATCATGAGGTAGAGATGATTATGCAGCAAATTGACCTTTATGACAATATAATCCTAGTGGAGAGAAGGGATAAGAAAACCGTCGACATTATAACCGACTGTGAACATATCCCTAAAAACAACAGCAACATTGCTTACCGGGCAGCAGAAATCATAAAAAAACATTTTAATATTGCTACAGGACTAGATATTTACATTCAAAAGAATATTCCTGTAGCGGCAGGGTTAGCAGGGGGAAGTTCTAATGCAGCTGCTGTTTTAAAAGGTCTTAATTACTTATGGCAATTAAAGCTTTCCCAGAAAGACTTGATGGATATTGGTATCACCATAGGTGCTGATGTACCTTTTTGTATTATGGGAGGCACCGCCTTGGCTCAGGGTATTGGAGAAAAGCTAACTCCTGTTAAAGGTTTAAATAATGTATGGATAGTTATTGCAAAACCGTCTATTTCTGTTTCCACTGCAGAAGTATATAGTAAGCTGGATTTGTCAAAAATAAACAATAGACCTGATACAGTCAAACTATTGAAGGCTGTAGCAGACAATGATTTGTATACATTATCCAAAAACATGATAAATGTGTTGGAAACGGTGACAGAAAAAAAACATCCAATAATTAAAGAATTAAAGGGAAAATTAATAGAATACAATGCACTAGGCAGCATGATGTCAGGAAGCGGACCGACGGTTTTTGCTGTTTTTAAGAAATATGAAAGGGCCAAATCTGCTTATGAAAATCTTAAGATTATCAATAGGCAAACCTATTTGGTACAAAGCTATAGTAAGGGGAATGGTTATGAATAA
- the arcC gene encoding carbamate kinase — translation MMQKKSRIVLALGGNALQADPKDTRAESQLVTAKETAVAIVDLIEEGHEVIIAHGNGPQVGQIIATYEAAAQTNPGIPVMPFPECGAMSQGYIGYHLQQGIREEMKNRGLDKNVATIVTQVVVDKNDPGFENPTKPVGSFFNEEEAKILMDKKGYTIKEDSGRGWRRVVASPEPLDVVEAPIIKTLVEAGHIVITVGGGGIPVIKEDMGALKGVPAVIDKDFASEKIAEILEADYLIILTAVEKVSIYFNTPEQKELDTMTIGEAKQYIEEGHFAPGSMLPKVKAAIKFVESKAGRKALITSLEKAKEGIQGKTGTILQ, via the coding sequence ATGATGCAGAAGAAGAGTAGAATCGTATTGGCCCTAGGAGGCAATGCTCTACAAGCTGATCCCAAGGATACTAGAGCAGAATCTCAGTTGGTTACTGCAAAGGAAACAGCAGTGGCTATTGTGGATTTAATTGAAGAAGGTCATGAGGTAATTATTGCCCATGGTAATGGGCCTCAGGTAGGGCAGATAATTGCCACCTATGAAGCAGCTGCTCAAACTAATCCTGGTATACCAGTCATGCCTTTCCCAGAATGTGGTGCCATGAGTCAAGGCTACATAGGTTATCACTTACAACAAGGAATTAGAGAAGAAATGAAAAATAGAGGATTAGATAAAAATGTTGCCACCATTGTTACCCAAGTAGTGGTGGATAAAAATGATCCAGGTTTTGAAAATCCGACAAAGCCGGTAGGCTCCTTCTTTAATGAGGAAGAAGCTAAAATCCTTATGGATAAAAAGGGCTATACTATCAAGGAAGATTCCGGAAGGGGTTGGAGAAGGGTGGTGGCCTCACCGGAGCCGTTAGATGTGGTAGAAGCTCCCATTATAAAAACCTTGGTAGAGGCGGGACATATTGTCATCACAGTGGGTGGTGGCGGTATACCAGTAATTAAGGAGGATATGGGGGCACTAAAGGGGGTTCCGGCTGTAATTGACAAAGATTTTGCATCAGAGAAGATAGCAGAAATATTGGAGGCAGATTATTTGATTATTTTAACCGCGGTTGAAAAAGTATCTATTTATTTCAATACACCTGAGCAAAAAGAATTGGATACTATGACGATAGGGGAAGCGAAGCAGTATATAGAAGAAGGACATTTTGCTCCTGGTTCTATGCTGCCTAAAGTAAAGGCTGCTATAAAATTCGTTGAATCAAAGGCTGGAAGAAAAGCATTAATTACCTCTTTAGAAAAGGCTAAGGAAGGAATTCAAGGAAAAACAGGAACTATATTACAATAA
- a CDS encoding GntR family transcriptional regulator has product MNNLEKLKIENYKPLREIVFQYLREAILEGKLEPGKRLMEIQLAEELGVSRTPVREAIRKLELEGLVIMVARKGAYVADVSVRDMIEVLEIRGALEGLAASLAAERMGEEEVERLKEIAKEFRQCHIEEDVEGMIQKDVEFHDAIFYSTKNHKLYQISQSLREQIYRFRVRYISEYNKSEELVMEHEKIYKAISERDVKKAYTYGMEHIENLAKHMLKQVAPPDRRK; this is encoded by the coding sequence ATGAATAATCTAGAAAAGCTAAAAATTGAAAACTACAAGCCTTTGAGAGAGATTGTATTTCAATATTTAAGGGAGGCTATTTTAGAGGGGAAGCTAGAGCCAGGCAAAAGGTTGATGGAGATACAGTTGGCAGAAGAGCTAGGGGTTAGCAGAACCCCAGTAAGGGAAGCCATCAGAAAGCTGGAGCTAGAAGGGTTGGTAATCATGGTGGCCAGAAAGGGAGCCTATGTTGCCGATGTTTCTGTAAGGGATATGATAGAGGTTCTAGAGATTCGAGGAGCATTAGAAGGATTGGCGGCCTCCCTAGCAGCAGAACGAATGGGGGAGGAAGAAGTAGAACGTTTAAAGGAAATTGCCAAAGAATTTAGACAATGTCATATAGAAGAAGATGTAGAAGGTATGATTCAAAAAGATGTGGAATTCCATGATGCAATTTTTTACTCTACAAAAAATCACAAACTCTATCAAATCTCCCAAAGTTTAAGGGAGCAGATTTATCGTTTTCGTGTTAGATATATTTCTGAATACAACAAGTCTGAAGAACTAGTTATGGAGCATGAAAAAATTTATAAGGCCATCTCTGAAAGGGATGTTAAAAAGGCTTATACCTATGGGATGGAGCATATTGAAAACTTGGCGAAGCATATGCTAAAGCAGGTAGCACCTCCAGATAGAAGAAAATAA
- a CDS encoding N-acetylmuramoyl-L-alanine amidase, which produces MKKAIETIYINIYNPIGDKITTKPLEELVKELVAWSMPLTFHIEALKCQSIIMRTKIAKMLKEPHISLEAFEGIIPLEDYREVWGRNFQKNISTLNNTVDDTEGIIIIFNNKPIDARFHTVCGGATENSENVDGNIVQYLRKVLCSYCQNTPYNLSYKDMTIEDIEEKLGVQFIKESPSKTLEIENMFYDIVRDEEGRVIRLKVGGREFTGKKLMELLQLNSTRFSWKPEKIRFFTTGKGDGVGLCQYGANEMAKTGKKFHEILEYYYTGISFKNMEASDIKKPLKGKTIVIDAAHGGEKGEDHVGSKGLREKDVNLAVCFSLEEHLQQLGADVYMTRREDEYIPLTQRASFANEISPDFFITIHQNYFKHPSISGTEIYYYRGDEDAKKLGKIIIEEITRQLHTTNRGVKTAEFFLLRDVKVSSIHIELAHISNPQEEALLMEQEFREKAALAIAKGIVEYYRYSL; this is translated from the coding sequence TTGAAAAAAGCTATTGAAACAATATATATAAATATATACAATCCCATTGGGGATAAGATAACAACAAAACCACTGGAGGAACTAGTAAAAGAGTTGGTGGCATGGAGTATGCCGCTGACTTTTCATATAGAGGCCTTAAAGTGTCAAAGTATTATTATGAGGACGAAAATAGCTAAAATGTTAAAGGAACCCCACATATCTCTGGAGGCATTTGAGGGTATTATCCCGTTGGAAGATTATAGGGAAGTGTGGGGCAGGAATTTTCAAAAAAATATAAGCACTTTAAATAATACAGTAGATGATACAGAAGGCATCATTATTATTTTTAATAACAAACCTATCGATGCTAGATTTCACACGGTTTGTGGTGGTGCCACTGAGAATAGTGAAAATGTGGATGGTAACATTGTTCAATATTTACGCAAGGTACTATGTAGCTATTGTCAAAACACCCCTTATAATCTTAGCTATAAGGATATGACCATTGAAGATATAGAAGAGAAGCTAGGGGTTCAATTTATAAAGGAAAGTCCATCTAAAACCTTGGAAATTGAAAATATGTTTTATGATATTGTTCGGGATGAAGAGGGAAGAGTTATCAGGCTGAAGGTTGGGGGAAGGGAATTTACCGGAAAGAAATTAATGGAACTTTTACAATTAAACTCCACAAGATTTAGTTGGAAACCAGAGAAAATAAGGTTTTTTACTACAGGAAAAGGTGATGGTGTGGGTTTATGTCAATATGGCGCCAATGAAATGGCCAAGACAGGCAAAAAATTTCATGAAATATTAGAATATTACTATACGGGGATAAGCTTTAAAAATATGGAGGCAAGTGACATAAAAAAGCCCTTAAAGGGAAAGACTATAGTAATTGATGCAGCCCATGGTGGTGAAAAAGGAGAAGACCATGTAGGCTCCAAAGGATTAAGGGAAAAGGATGTAAATTTAGCCGTCTGCTTTAGCTTGGAGGAGCATCTACAACAATTGGGTGCTGATGTATACATGACGAGAAGAGAAGATGAATATATTCCCCTCACACAAAGGGCTTCCTTTGCTAATGAAATTTCACCTGATTTTTTTATTACTATCCATCAAAACTATTTTAAGCATCCATCTATTTCAGGGACAGAGATCTATTATTATAGAGGAGATGAAGATGCTAAAAAGCTAGGGAAAATCATTATAGAGGAAATAACCCGTCAATTGCATACCACCAATAGAGGCGTGAAAACAGCAGAATTCTTTTTGCTGCGGGATGTAAAAGTCAGTTCTATCCATATAGAATTAGCCCATATATCCAATCCCCAGGAAGAAGCTCTTTTAATGGAGCAGGAATTTAGAGAAAAGGCTGCCCTAGCCATAGCCAAAGGGATTGTAGAGTATTATAGATATTCTCTTTAA